A section of the Bryobacteraceae bacterium genome encodes:
- a CDS encoding xanthine/uracil permease yields MRAALESYFQFRELGTNWRTEALAGCTTFVTMAYIIFVNPSILAQAGMPPEAVTAATCLASAIGCFLMGGLARYPIALAPGMGLNAYFTYTVCQGLGVPWQTALGAVFLSGLIFLALIAAGIRQLILESIPRELYSAVAVGIGLFIAMIGLRNAGIITASPATMVTLGNLRDPKTLLALGGLLLICALLVRGVRGAMLIGILATAAAGAALGFFDWTPHAYSPKALAGTWMKLDVRGALNLGLLEIIFVFLFVDVFDNVGTLVAVGTRAGLIDAQGRIPRVNRILASAATASSVGAICGTSTVVSYIESAAGVVAGGRSGVTAIVCGLLFLAALVVAPLFGAVPAQATAPALIVVGALMLVHTEEIEWTNPAASIPAFLTLAAIPMTFSIANGLAFGFTAHTLLRVLAGQWRRVHWMVYLLTALFLLRFFWLGEG; encoded by the coding sequence ATGCGCGCGGCACTGGAATCCTACTTTCAGTTCAGGGAGTTAGGCACGAACTGGCGCACCGAGGCGCTGGCCGGTTGCACCACGTTCGTGACCATGGCCTACATCATCTTTGTCAATCCCTCGATTCTCGCCCAGGCGGGCATGCCGCCCGAGGCGGTGACCGCCGCCACCTGCCTCGCCTCCGCCATTGGCTGCTTCCTTATGGGCGGGCTGGCGCGCTACCCCATCGCGCTTGCGCCCGGCATGGGCCTCAATGCCTACTTCACCTACACCGTCTGCCAGGGCCTCGGCGTCCCCTGGCAGACCGCGCTGGGCGCTGTCTTCCTGAGCGGCCTCATCTTTCTCGCGCTGATCGCGGCCGGCATCCGGCAGCTCATCCTCGAATCGATCCCCCGCGAACTCTACAGCGCGGTGGCCGTCGGCATCGGGCTGTTCATCGCGATGATCGGTCTGCGCAACGCCGGCATCATCACCGCCAGCCCGGCCACCATGGTCACGCTCGGCAACCTGCGCGATCCGAAGACGCTGCTCGCCCTCGGCGGGCTGCTGCTGATCTGCGCGCTGCTGGTGCGCGGCGTGCGCGGGGCGATGCTCATCGGGATCCTCGCCACCGCCGCGGCCGGCGCGGCGCTGGGCTTTTTCGACTGGACGCCGCACGCCTACTCGCCGAAAGCGCTGGCCGGCACCTGGATGAAGCTTGACGTGCGCGGTGCGCTGAACCTGGGCCTGCTCGAAATCATCTTCGTCTTCCTCTTCGTCGACGTCTTTGACAACGTTGGCACGTTGGTGGCCGTCGGCACGCGCGCCGGGCTGATCGACGCGCAGGGGCGGATTCCGCGCGTCAACCGCATCCTCGCCTCGGCCGCCACGGCCTCGTCGGTGGGCGCAATCTGCGGCACTTCCACCGTGGTCAGCTACATTGAAAGCGCCGCCGGCGTCGTGGCCGGCGGGCGCAGCGGCGTCACCGCCATCGTCTGTGGACTCCTGTTTCTGGCCGCGCTCGTCGTGGCGCCCCTGTTCGGCGCGGTACCCGCCCAGGCCACCGCGCCCGCGCTCATCGTTGTCGGCGCGCTGATGCTCGTCCACACCGAGGAGATCGAGTGGACCAATCCGGCTGCCTCGATCCCCGCCTTCCTCACGCTGGCGGCGATCCCGATGACGTTCAGCATCGCCAACGGACTCGCGTTCGGCTTCACCGCGCACACGCTGCTCCGGGTGCTGGCCGGACAGTGGCGGCGCGTGCACTGGATGGTGTACCTGCTCACCGCGCTGTTCCTGCTCCGCTTCTTCTGGCTGGGCGAGGGCTGA
- the mtnN-1 gene encoding MTA/SAH nucleosidase, translating into MRRRTFLAIPVFAAAARPRRGPLLVQGALDVELGPLLDALAPPARGREHRIAAWSFWRGRIGRHDVVVCRTGVGPINAAASTALAIREFRPWAVINQGTAGGHNRALRLWDIVLGERTTDFSAFEAPHGDAGTGVDTRAWKPKPHVLRTPQGEPRTYPSFPGDPALLAAAEKIRNPRGRVLRGNIGSAFQYNRQLDHIDWLHRAYGTDTEDMESAFAHGAAVAFGVPFLAIRMVSDTEWDHPHFERIAGRYCAEFVVELIRAL; encoded by the coding sequence ATGCGCCGCAGAACATTTCTTGCGATTCCTGTTTTTGCGGCCGCGGCCCGCCCGCGCCGCGGACCGCTCCTCGTGCAGGGCGCTCTGGACGTCGAACTGGGTCCGCTGCTCGACGCCCTCGCGCCGCCGGCGCGCGGCCGCGAGCACCGCATCGCCGCCTGGAGCTTCTGGCGGGGGCGCATCGGCCGCCACGACGTCGTCGTCTGCCGCACCGGCGTCGGGCCCATCAACGCCGCTGCGTCCACCGCGCTCGCCATCCGCGAGTTCCGCCCCTGGGCGGTGATCAATCAGGGCACGGCCGGCGGTCACAACCGCGCCCTGCGGCTGTGGGACATCGTACTCGGCGAGAGGACCACGGATTTTTCGGCGTTTGAAGCCCCGCACGGCGATGCCGGCACGGGCGTGGACACGCGCGCCTGGAAGCCGAAGCCGCATGTTCTCCGCACCCCGCAGGGCGAGCCGCGCACCTACCCGAGCTTCCCCGGCGATCCCGCCCTGCTCGCCGCCGCCGAAAAAATCCGCAACCCCCGCGGCCGCGTCCTGCGCGGCAACATCGGCTCGGCCTTCCAGTACAACCGCCAGCTCGATCACATCGACTGGCTGCACCGTGCCTACGGGACCGATACCGAAGATATGGAGAGCGCCTTCGCGCACGGCGCGGCCGTGGCCTTCGGGGTTCCTTTCCTCGCCATCCGCATGGTCTCCGACACCGAGTGGGACCACCCGCACTTTGAGCGCATCGCCGGACGGTACTGCGCCGAATTCGTGGTGGAACTGATCCGCGCGCTGTAG